One Rosa chinensis cultivar Old Blush chromosome 5, RchiOBHm-V2, whole genome shotgun sequence genomic region harbors:
- the LOC112167310 gene encoding phytohormone-binding protein, protein MAKETKAQRTVGVGVEALWRAMAKDIVSVMPKIMPDIVQSVEVIEGNGGLDSVLLFKLGRDPKSKRQQTEKIVELDESQYRFALQVLEGPALTLRDFSSLTTTFQLSAISEKETLVDMKVEYNTEKEETNMGEIAMQPVLSFVQLLEKLVLES, encoded by the exons ATGGCCAAAGAGACAAAGGCTCAAAGAACAGTAGGTGTTGGAGTTGAAGCCCTGTGGAGAGCTATGGCCAAGGATATAGTTTCTGTTATGCCAAAGATAATGCCTGATATAGTGCAAAGTGTCGAAGTGATTGAGGGAAATGGTGGCCTCGATTCTGTTCTGCTCTTCAAACTTGGCCGTG ATCCAAAATCCAAGAGACAACAGACGGAGAAGATTGTGGAACTAGATGAGTCTCAGTATCGATTTGCACTGCAAGTGTTAGAAGGCCCAGCACTGACACTGCGTGATTTTTCTTCATTGACAACTACGTTTCAGCTAAGTGCAATCAGTGAGAAGGAGACCCTGGTTGATATGAAGGTGGAATATAatactgaaaaagaagaaactaaTATGGGAGAGATAGCAATGCAGCCAGTGCTTTCTTTCGTTCAACTCCTTGAGAAACTTGTATTAGAATCATAG
- the LOC112167585 gene encoding uncharacterized protein LOC112167585 has protein sequence MEFLAGSYKTLLIILLFFVSAILQSRAETKVCFSKGSPCFLKKIQCPAQCPSSSPTDPKVTKVCVVNCNSPICKAECKNRKPNCNGPGSACLDPRFIGGDGIVFYFHGKKNEHFTLVSDPNLQINARFIGLRPEGRTRDYTWIQALGLLFNSNSFTLEATPSATWDDEVDHLKFSYNGEELIIPGSDLSVWQSQESSIRVERTSTKNSVLVTLPEVAEISVNVVPVTKEDDKIHNYQIPSDDCFAHLEVQFRFYGLSSNVEGVLGRTYQPDFKNPAKPGVAMPVVGGEHKYKTTSLVSADCMACVFTQAGNQKDSRVMDYSKLDCTGNTFSGNGIVCRK, from the exons atGGAGTTCTTAGCAGGTAGCTACAAAACCTTGTTGATCATTCTGCTATTCTTTGTTTCTGCCATACTACAAAGTCGAGCAGAAACTAAAGTTTGCTTCAGCAAGGGCAGTCCATGTTTTCTCAAGAAGATACAGTGCCCTGCACAATGCCCATCCTCTTCACCAACCGACCCAAAAGTAACCAAGGTGTGCGTTGTCAACTGTAACTCCCCCATATGCAAAGCTGAGTGCAAAA ATCGCAAACCTAATTGCAATGGTCCTGGATCAGCATGCCTGGACCCTCGCTTCATCGGTGGAGATGGCATTGTCTTTTACTTCCACGGCAAGAAAAACGAGCATTTCACCTTggtttccgatccaaacctccAAATCAATGCCCGGTTCATTGGTCTCCGCCCTGAAGGAAGAACCAGGGACTATACATGGATTCAAGCCCTTGGACTTCTCTTTAACTCTAACAGCTTCACACTTGAGGCCACCCCATCAGCAACATGGGATGATGAAGTTGACCACTTGAAATTCTCTTATAATGGTGAGGAGCTAATCATCCCAGGATCAGATCTCTCCGTTTGGCAATCTCAGGAATCTTCTATTAGAGTGGAAAGAACATCAACCAAGAACAGTGTCCTAGTCACTCTCCCAGAAGTTGCTGAAATTTCAGTAAATGTGGTGCCTGTGACAAAGGAAGATGATAAGATCCACAATTATCAGATACCATCAGATGACTGTTTTGCTCACCTTGAAGTGCAGTTCAGATTCTATGGCCTGTCTTCAAATGTTGAAGGAGTTCTTGGGAGGACTTACCAGCCAGATTTCAAGAACCCAGCAAAGCCAGGAGTAGCCATGCCGGTAGTTGGAGGTGAACACAAGTACAAAACAACGTCACTTGTTTCTGCCGATTGCATGGCTTGTGTGTTCACTCAGGCCGGTAATCAAAAGGATTCAAGGGTGATGGACTACAGCAAGCTGGACTGCACCGGCAATACCTTCAGTGGGAACGGAATTGTTTGCAGGAAAtaa